In Microbacterium lushaniae, the following are encoded in one genomic region:
- a CDS encoding ROK family glucokinase — MLNVGIDIGGTKIAGGVVDAAGGILDKRRVDTPAEVPALVDAVVAMAEDLRARHDITAIGVAAAGFIDRDRSTVIHAPNIAWRNEPLRAVLESRLHAPVSIENDANAAGWGEFRFGAGRGRSHMVMLTMGTGVGGAVVSDGALYRGGFGSGGELGHVRFIRDGLPCGCGQKGCLEQYASGRALQRQAAEIAAAGGIGQALADARDSDGAIHGADISRLVEAGDPGALEALRRVAGALGEACGGFQAVLDPEVFVIGGGVAQLGDVVLEPVRAAYAASLPGGGDRPTAEFAVARLGNDAGLIGVADLAGRGR; from the coding sequence GTGCTCAACGTCGGAATCGACATCGGCGGAACCAAGATCGCCGGGGGAGTCGTCGATGCCGCCGGAGGCATCCTCGACAAGCGCCGCGTGGACACTCCCGCCGAGGTGCCCGCTCTCGTGGACGCCGTGGTCGCGATGGCCGAAGACCTGCGTGCACGTCACGACATCACCGCGATCGGGGTGGCGGCGGCCGGGTTCATCGACCGTGACCGCTCCACCGTCATCCACGCCCCTAACATCGCGTGGCGCAACGAGCCGCTGCGTGCGGTGCTCGAGTCGCGGCTGCACGCCCCGGTCTCGATCGAGAACGACGCCAACGCTGCCGGATGGGGCGAGTTCCGCTTTGGGGCCGGCCGCGGACGCTCGCACATGGTGATGCTCACGATGGGAACCGGTGTGGGCGGCGCCGTCGTCTCCGATGGCGCGCTGTACCGAGGGGGATTCGGTTCCGGCGGAGAACTCGGGCACGTCCGCTTCATCCGCGACGGCCTGCCGTGCGGGTGCGGCCAGAAGGGGTGCCTCGAGCAGTACGCATCCGGTCGGGCACTGCAGCGGCAGGCGGCGGAGATCGCTGCCGCCGGCGGCATCGGGCAGGCCCTGGCCGACGCGCGGGACTCCGACGGCGCGATCCACGGCGCCGACATCTCCCGTCTCGTGGAGGCCGGTGACCCCGGCGCCCTCGAGGCGCTGCGCCGGGTCGCCGGCGCGCTGGGGGAGGCGTGCGGCGGGTTCCAGGCGGTCCTGGACCCCGAGGTCTTCGTCATCGGCGGGGGAGTGGCCCAGCTGGGCGATGTGGTGCTCGAGCCGGTGCGTGCCGCCTACGCGGCGTCGCTCCCCGGCGGCGGCGACCGTCCGACGGCCGAGTTCGCCGTCGCGCGGCTGGGCAATGACGCCGGGCTCATCGGCGTCGCCGACCTTGCGGGCAGGGGCCGCTGA
- a CDS encoding MinD/ParA family ATP-binding protein, which produces MTPDRLDETPEEQPEHGMLTDAGSVDTAGIGILGAATAQVRVTLPNADDDELAEDEVVDDVSIEHIPTGDIILEHAPEDHGAASQSDDIHDAEEVHDDAPAEDDAPADAAPAVAPEADVPAPAEEAAPESETAADAAPATARPAASAASARRSVPVGDPVPLTGAIPTTRRAAHHVDEHARGDRAHAVERVHPPQPEIALTSKRLGEFEQNRETSDLLTADRLLDRGQLSGAEPEGLWQQIVYSLSRHRINLGDSRKARERKQLDVRISAPLPGGARFVPVLSRKGGVGKTTITTLLGMALASARDDRVIAIDANPDRGTLADRIGRVGGRTVRDLARVRGEVTGFNDISTIVARDETRLDVLASDSDPRVSEAFSDRDYHDVAAVAAHYYSIVLTDTGTGIVHSVMGATLEMADELVIVAGLSVDEARLASETLTWLEMNGYAEQVRNAVVVLNNARPGTPLVSERELETHFRTRVRTVVRMPYDPLIGAGSEITFRDLQPATRQAARHLAAAVVEGLRSMAPAA; this is translated from the coding sequence GTGACCCCCGACCGACTCGATGAGACCCCTGAGGAGCAGCCCGAACACGGCATGCTCACCGACGCCGGCAGCGTCGACACCGCCGGTATCGGCATCCTGGGGGCTGCGACCGCACAGGTGCGCGTGACGCTTCCGAACGCGGACGACGACGAACTGGCCGAGGACGAGGTCGTCGACGACGTCTCGATCGAGCACATCCCCACCGGCGACATCATCCTCGAGCATGCGCCGGAGGACCACGGGGCCGCGTCGCAGTCGGACGACATCCACGACGCGGAGGAGGTCCACGACGACGCTCCCGCCGAGGACGACGCCCCCGCCGACGCCGCTCCCGCCGTTGCGCCCGAGGCCGATGTGCCCGCGCCCGCCGAGGAGGCGGCGCCCGAGTCCGAGACCGCGGCGGACGCAGCCCCGGCCACCGCGCGACCCGCCGCATCCGCCGCATCCGCCCGTCGGTCCGTTCCCGTCGGCGACCCCGTGCCGCTGACGGGGGCCATCCCGACGACGCGGCGCGCCGCCCACCACGTCGACGAGCACGCCCGCGGCGACCGCGCGCACGCCGTCGAGCGCGTGCACCCGCCCCAGCCCGAGATCGCGCTGACCTCCAAGCGCCTCGGCGAGTTCGAGCAGAACCGCGAGACCTCCGACCTGCTCACCGCCGACCGCCTGCTCGACCGCGGCCAGCTCAGCGGCGCCGAGCCGGAGGGGCTGTGGCAGCAGATCGTCTACTCGCTGTCGCGGCATCGCATCAACCTCGGCGACAGTCGCAAGGCTCGCGAGCGCAAGCAGCTCGACGTGCGCATCTCCGCGCCCCTGCCCGGCGGCGCGCGGTTCGTGCCGGTGCTCTCGCGCAAGGGCGGCGTGGGCAAGACCACGATCACGACGCTCCTGGGGATGGCGCTGGCCTCCGCACGGGATGACCGCGTCATCGCGATCGACGCGAACCCCGACCGCGGCACGCTCGCCGACCGCATCGGCCGCGTCGGCGGCCGCACCGTCCGCGACCTCGCCCGCGTGCGCGGCGAGGTGACCGGGTTCAACGACATCTCCACGATCGTGGCGCGCGACGAGACGCGCCTGGACGTCCTCGCGTCGGACTCCGACCCGCGCGTGTCGGAGGCTTTCAGCGATCGCGACTACCACGACGTGGCCGCCGTCGCCGCTCACTACTACTCCATCGTGCTCACCGACACCGGCACCGGAATCGTCCACTCCGTCATGGGGGCCACCCTGGAGATGGCCGACGAGCTCGTGATCGTGGCGGGACTCAGCGTCGACGAGGCGCGCCTGGCGTCCGAGACGCTGACCTGGCTGGAGATGAACGGGTACGCCGAGCAGGTGCGCAACGCCGTGGTCGTGCTCAACAACGCCCGCCCCGGCACACCGCTGGTGAGCGAGCGCGAACTGGAGACGCACTTCCGCACGCGCGTACGCACGGTCGTGCGCATGCCGTACGACCCGCTCATCGGAGCGGGCAGCGAGATCACCTTCCGCGACCTGCAGCCGGCCACTCGCCAGGCGGCGCGCCACCTGGCCGCCGCGGTCGTCGAAGGCCTGCGGTCGATGGCCCCCGCCGCGTGA
- a CDS encoding pyruvate carboxylase, with amino-acid sequence MFRKILVANRGEIAIRAFRAAYEVGARTVAVYPYEDRFSLHRLKADEAYQIGERGHPVRAYLSVDEIIRVARESGADAIYPGYGFLSENPELAEKAAANGIAFIGPPASVLEMAGNKVTAKEHAVAAGVPVLRSTEASDDIDALVAQGEDIGFPLFAKAVAGGGGRGMRRVDSAGELAPALAEAMREAESAFGDARMFLEQAVQRPRHVEVQILADQAGHTVHLFERDCSVQRRHQKVIEIAPAPNLSEDVRDALHRYAIAFAQSIGYQNAGTVEFLLETAGPRTGEVVFIEMNPRIQVEHTVTEEVTDVDLVQSQMRIAAGQTLDELHLAQEDIRLRGAALQCRITTEDPSQGFRPDTGKITTYRSPGGAGVRLDGGTTAAGAQISPHFDSMLAKLTCRGRDFPAAVARARRSLAEFRIRGVSTNIPFLQAVLDDPAFLAGDVSTSFIDERPELLRGRESKDRGSKILNWLVDATVNRPHGENPVTVNPKLKLPALDLLTPAPAGSRQRLEQLGPEGFARSLREQRALAVTETTFRDAHQSLLATRVRTKDLAIVAPYVARMTPQLLSVEAWGGATYDVALRFLGEDPWERLDALRSALPNVAVQMLLRGRNTVGYTPYPTEVTDAFVAEASDSGIDIFRIFDALNDVAQMRPAIDAVLATGRSVAEVAVCYTGDLLDPAENLYTLDYYLRLAEQIVDAGAHVLAIKDMAGLLRPGAASRLVTALRERFDLPVHVHTHDTAGGQLATLLAASAAGADAVDAASAPMAGTTSQPSLSALVAALAHTDRDTGLDLQAVSDLEPYWEAVRHLYRPFESGLPGPTGRVYRHEIPGGQLSNLRQQAIALGLSEDFELIEEMYAAANDILGRVPKVTPSSKVVGDLALHLAAVKADPADFAAHPEKYDVPDSVVGFMAGELGDLPGGWPEPFRTKVLAGREVKIGVTPLTDEDAVHLAGTSAQRRERLNTLLFPGPTRTFTEVRDAYGDLSVLDTADYLYGLMPGSEHMVEIEKGVQLFVGLEAIGDADDKGMRTVMTTLNGQLRPVFVRDRSIAVETRSAERADTSKPGQVAAPFSGVVTLKTAVGDTVAAGQAVASIEAMKMEAAITSPVDGVVERLVVGSTQQVDAGDLLVVIRPSQ; translated from the coding sequence ATGTTCCGAAAGATCCTGGTCGCCAACCGCGGCGAGATCGCCATCCGTGCTTTTCGAGCCGCTTACGAGGTGGGAGCGCGCACCGTCGCGGTCTACCCGTACGAGGATCGGTTCTCCCTCCACCGCCTGAAAGCGGATGAGGCGTACCAGATCGGTGAGCGCGGGCATCCCGTGCGCGCCTACCTGAGTGTCGACGAGATCATCCGCGTCGCACGCGAGAGCGGGGCCGATGCGATCTACCCCGGCTATGGCTTCCTCTCCGAGAACCCCGAGCTCGCCGAGAAGGCCGCCGCGAACGGCATCGCCTTCATCGGCCCGCCCGCCTCGGTGCTGGAGATGGCCGGCAACAAGGTCACCGCCAAGGAGCACGCGGTCGCCGCGGGCGTGCCGGTCCTGCGCTCCACCGAGGCCTCCGACGACATCGACGCCCTGGTGGCCCAGGGCGAGGACATCGGGTTCCCGCTGTTCGCCAAGGCCGTCGCCGGCGGCGGCGGGCGCGGCATGCGGCGCGTGGACTCCGCCGGCGAGCTCGCACCGGCGCTGGCCGAGGCCATGCGCGAGGCGGAGAGCGCGTTCGGCGATGCGCGGATGTTCCTCGAGCAGGCCGTGCAGCGCCCGCGCCACGTCGAGGTGCAGATCCTCGCCGATCAGGCCGGGCACACCGTGCACCTGTTCGAGCGCGACTGCTCGGTGCAGCGCCGCCACCAGAAGGTCATCGAGATCGCGCCGGCTCCCAACCTCTCCGAGGACGTGCGGGATGCGCTGCACCGGTACGCCATCGCGTTCGCCCAGTCGATCGGCTACCAAAACGCCGGCACCGTGGAGTTCCTGCTGGAGACGGCAGGACCGCGCACGGGCGAGGTCGTCTTCATCGAGATGAACCCCCGCATCCAGGTCGAGCACACCGTGACCGAGGAGGTCACCGACGTCGACCTCGTGCAGTCGCAGATGCGCATCGCGGCCGGGCAGACCCTCGACGAGCTGCACCTCGCGCAGGAGGACATCCGCCTGCGCGGCGCCGCGCTGCAGTGCCGCATCACGACCGAGGACCCGTCGCAGGGCTTCCGTCCCGACACCGGCAAGATCACGACGTACCGCTCACCCGGCGGTGCGGGGGTGCGCCTGGACGGCGGCACGACCGCCGCGGGTGCGCAGATCAGTCCGCACTTCGATTCGATGCTCGCCAAGCTCACGTGCCGCGGGCGCGACTTCCCCGCCGCGGTCGCCCGTGCCCGCCGTTCGCTCGCGGAATTCCGCATCCGCGGGGTGTCCACCAACATCCCGTTCCTGCAGGCGGTGCTGGATGACCCCGCCTTCCTCGCCGGCGATGTCAGCACGTCGTTCATCGACGAGCGCCCGGAGCTGCTGCGCGGGCGGGAGTCCAAGGACCGCGGCTCGAAGATCCTCAACTGGCTCGTGGATGCGACGGTGAACCGCCCGCACGGCGAGAACCCCGTGACGGTGAACCCGAAGCTGAAGCTCCCCGCGCTCGACCTGCTCACCCCCGCGCCGGCGGGATCGCGTCAGCGCCTCGAGCAGCTCGGCCCAGAAGGATTCGCCCGCTCCCTGCGCGAGCAGCGCGCCCTCGCCGTGACGGAGACGACCTTCCGCGACGCCCACCAGTCGCTCCTGGCCACGCGCGTGCGCACCAAGGACCTCGCGATCGTGGCGCCCTACGTCGCACGCATGACGCCTCAGCTGCTCTCGGTGGAGGCGTGGGGCGGTGCCACGTACGACGTGGCGCTGCGGTTCCTCGGCGAAGACCCGTGGGAGCGACTGGACGCGCTGCGCAGCGCGCTGCCCAACGTCGCGGTGCAGATGCTCCTGCGCGGACGCAACACGGTGGGCTACACGCCGTATCCGACCGAGGTGACCGACGCGTTCGTGGCCGAGGCATCCGACAGCGGCATCGACATCTTCCGCATCTTCGACGCGCTCAACGACGTCGCCCAGATGCGTCCGGCCATCGATGCCGTGCTGGCGACGGGACGCTCGGTCGCGGAGGTGGCCGTGTGCTACACCGGCGACCTGCTCGATCCGGCCGAGAACCTCTACACGCTGGATTACTACCTGCGCCTGGCCGAGCAGATCGTCGACGCCGGTGCGCACGTACTGGCGATCAAGGACATGGCGGGGCTGCTCCGGCCCGGCGCTGCCTCGCGCCTGGTGACGGCCCTGCGCGAACGGTTCGACCTCCCCGTGCACGTGCACACGCACGACACCGCCGGCGGCCAGCTGGCCACCCTCCTGGCGGCGTCGGCGGCCGGTGCGGATGCGGTGGACGCGGCATCCGCGCCGATGGCGGGCACCACGAGCCAGCCGTCGCTGTCCGCTCTCGTGGCGGCCCTGGCCCACACCGACCGCGACACCGGACTGGACCTGCAGGCGGTGTCGGATCTCGAGCCGTACTGGGAGGCCGTGCGCCACCTGTACCGCCCGTTCGAGTCGGGCCTTCCGGGGCCCACGGGGCGTGTGTACCGCCACGAGATCCCCGGCGGCCAGCTGTCCAACCTGCGTCAGCAGGCCATCGCGCTGGGGTTGTCGGAGGACTTCGAGCTCATCGAGGAGATGTACGCCGCCGCGAACGACATCCTCGGCCGGGTGCCCAAGGTGACGCCCTCGTCCAAGGTCGTCGGCGACCTCGCGCTGCACCTCGCGGCGGTCAAGGCCGACCCGGCCGACTTCGCCGCCCACCCGGAGAAGTACGACGTGCCCGACTCCGTGGTTGGATTCATGGCCGGCGAGCTCGGCGACCTCCCGGGCGGATGGCCGGAGCCGTTCCGCACGAAGGTGCTCGCGGGGCGCGAGGTGAAGATCGGCGTGACGCCGCTGACCGACGAGGATGCGGTGCACCTGGCCGGCACGTCGGCCCAGCGCCGGGAGCGCCTGAACACCCTGCTGTTCCCCGGGCCGACGCGCACGTTCACGGAGGTGCGGGACGCCTACGGCGACCTCAGCGTGCTGGACACCGCCGACTACCTGTACGGGCTCATGCCCGGCTCCGAGCACATGGTGGAGATCGAGAAGGGCGTGCAGCTGTTCGTCGGTCTCGAGGCGATCGGCGACGCCGACGACAAGGGCATGCGCACCGTCATGACCACCCTCAACGGCCAGTTGCGCCCGGTGTTCGTCCGCGACCGCTCGATCGCGGTGGAGACGCGGTCGGCCGAGCGCGCCGACACCTCCAAGCCCGGTCAGGTCGCCGCCCCGTTCTCGGGCGTGGTGACCCTCAAGACCGCGGTCGGTGACACGGTCGCCGCCGGTCAGGCCGTCGCCTCGATCGAGGCGATGAAGATGGAGGCGGCGATCACCAGTCCCGTCGACGGCGTCGTGGAGCGCCTCGTCGTGGGCAGCACGCAGCAGGTGGACGCAGGGGACCTTTTGGTCGTCATCCGCCCCTCGCAGTAA
- a CDS encoding AMP-dependent synthetase/ligase gives MTEFVVPPIVPADPSANISDLLAERVAATPDRALFAVPDGPGWRDVSAAEFQRQVISLAKGFAASGIQPGDKVAFLARTTYDWTLVDFALFYAGAVMVPVYETSSPAQIQWILSDSGAIAVIVESPDHSARLDEVRADLPLLREVWGMHLGDLDKLVTAGASIEDAEIQRRRGIANGDDIATLIYTSGSTGRPKGCVLTHSNFVELSRNSAKALHEVVEAPGASTLLFITTAHVFARFISILSIHAGVKVGHQPDTRQLLPALGSFKPTFLLAVPRVFEKVYNSAEQKAEAGGKGKIFRAAAAAAIEHSKLLQDGKKIPLGLKVKFALFDRLVYSKLRTAMGGRVQYAVSGSAPLGERLGHFFHSLGVVILEGYGLTETTAPATVNLATKSKIGTVGPALPGVGVRLAEDGEIEVRGVNVFKEYWRNPEATAEAFDGDWFKTGDLGSFDSDGFLTITGRKKEIIVTAGGKNVAPAALEDPIRANPIIGQVVVVGDKKPFISALITLDSEMLPTWLANNGLSADMTLAQAAVHEVVHLEVQRAIDGANAHVSRAESIRKFTILPVEWTEASGHLTPKLSIKRTVILSDFAEHVEEIYSTPVNTTNVSLP, from the coding sequence GTGACCGAATTCGTCGTCCCGCCGATCGTGCCCGCCGATCCGTCTGCGAACATCTCAGACCTGCTCGCCGAACGCGTCGCCGCGACACCCGACCGCGCCCTGTTCGCCGTCCCCGACGGCCCCGGATGGCGGGACGTGTCGGCCGCGGAGTTCCAGCGGCAGGTGATCTCCCTGGCCAAGGGCTTCGCCGCTTCGGGCATCCAGCCCGGCGACAAGGTCGCCTTCCTCGCGCGCACCACCTACGACTGGACGCTCGTGGACTTCGCGCTCTTCTACGCCGGGGCCGTCATGGTGCCGGTGTACGAGACGAGCTCGCCCGCCCAGATCCAGTGGATCCTCTCCGACTCCGGTGCCATCGCCGTCATCGTCGAGTCGCCGGATCACTCCGCACGCCTGGACGAGGTGCGCGCCGACCTGCCCCTCCTGCGCGAGGTATGGGGCATGCACCTGGGCGACCTGGACAAGCTGGTGACCGCGGGCGCCTCGATCGAGGATGCCGAGATCCAGCGCCGGCGCGGCATCGCCAACGGTGACGACATCGCGACGCTCATCTACACCTCCGGCTCGACCGGACGCCCGAAGGGCTGCGTGCTCACGCACAGCAACTTCGTCGAGCTCTCCCGCAACTCCGCCAAAGCCCTGCACGAGGTCGTCGAGGCGCCGGGGGCGTCCACCCTGCTGTTCATCACCACCGCGCACGTGTTCGCGCGCTTCATCTCGATCCTCAGCATCCACGCCGGTGTGAAGGTCGGGCACCAGCCCGACACGCGTCAGCTGCTGCCGGCACTGGGCTCGTTCAAGCCCACGTTCCTGCTCGCGGTGCCCCGCGTGTTCGAGAAGGTGTACAACTCCGCCGAGCAGAAGGCCGAAGCCGGCGGCAAGGGCAAGATCTTCCGCGCCGCCGCCGCCGCCGCGATCGAGCACTCCAAGCTCCTGCAGGACGGCAAGAAGATCCCGCTGGGCCTGAAGGTGAAGTTCGCGCTGTTCGACCGCCTCGTGTACTCCAAGCTGCGCACCGCCATGGGCGGGCGCGTGCAGTACGCCGTCTCGGGGTCGGCCCCGCTGGGCGAGCGCCTCGGGCACTTCTTCCACAGCCTGGGCGTGGTCATCCTCGAGGGCTACGGCCTGACCGAGACGACGGCCCCGGCGACGGTGAACCTGGCGACCAAGTCCAAGATCGGCACCGTGGGTCCGGCGCTGCCGGGTGTAGGCGTGCGCCTGGCCGAGGACGGCGAGATCGAGGTGCGCGGGGTCAACGTGTTCAAGGAGTACTGGCGCAACCCCGAGGCCACCGCCGAGGCGTTCGACGGCGACTGGTTCAAGACCGGCGACCTGGGCTCCTTCGACTCCGACGGCTTCCTCACCATCACGGGGCGCAAGAAGGAGATCATCGTCACCGCCGGCGGCAAGAACGTCGCCCCCGCGGCGCTGGAGGACCCGATCCGGGCCAACCCCATCATCGGACAGGTCGTGGTCGTGGGCGACAAGAAGCCGTTCATCTCCGCGCTCATCACGCTGGATTCGGAGATGCTCCCGACGTGGCTGGCGAACAACGGCCTCTCCGCCGACATGACCCTGGCGCAGGCGGCTGTGCACGAGGTCGTCCACCTCGAGGTGCAGCGGGCCATCGACGGCGCCAACGCCCACGTGTCGCGTGCGGAATCGATCCGCAAGTTCACGATCCTGCCGGTGGAGTGGACCGAGGCCAGCGGTCACCTCACCCCGAAGCTCAGCATCAAGCGCACCGTGATCCTGAGCGACTTCGCCGAGCACGTCGAGGAGATCTACAGCACGCCGGTCAACACGACCAACGTCTCACTGCCGTAA
- a CDS encoding peptide deformylase — protein MTVRSIRLFGDPVLRAVSAPITDIDDGVRALVRDLLDTVEPPGRAGVAAPQIGVGLRAFSYNIDGDIGYILNPVLVETAGDPVPTGEGCLSIPGVWHDALRHPYAKVVGIDLDGDELVLEGEGLMAQALQHETDHLDGMLFLQRLPADARREAMRQIRESSWF, from the coding sequence GTGACCGTCCGCAGCATCCGCCTCTTCGGCGACCCCGTCCTCCGCGCCGTGAGCGCACCGATCACCGACATCGACGACGGCGTGCGCGCGCTCGTGCGCGACCTGCTCGACACCGTCGAGCCCCCCGGCCGCGCCGGCGTCGCGGCGCCGCAGATCGGGGTGGGCCTGCGCGCCTTCAGCTACAACATCGACGGCGACATCGGCTACATCCTCAACCCCGTGCTCGTGGAGACGGCGGGTGACCCCGTGCCCACCGGCGAGGGGTGCCTCTCGATCCCCGGCGTGTGGCACGACGCACTGCGTCACCCGTATGCGAAGGTCGTCGGCATCGACCTGGACGGCGACGAGCTGGTGCTGGAGGGGGAGGGCCTCATGGCGCAGGCCCTGCAGCACGAGACCGACCACCTCGACGGGATGCTGTTCCTGCAGCGCCTGCCCGCCGATGCCCGCCGCGAGGCGATGCGGCAGATCCGCGAGAGCTCCTGGTTCTGA